GGCCGATGTCGTCGAGAAGTCGTCGAGTCGGCAAAAGTTTTGACATGAACACTTCCCGTCAACGCGCGTAGCTGATACCTAAGTTGTCGCAGCGATCCTGCTAAAGGGAGGTGCCATGAGACGTTCCCGCGTCACGGCATACGTGACCTCGTTCCTACTCGCCACCGGCCTCGCCCTCACGGGGGCCGCCACCGCACAGGCCTCGACGGCCGTGAGCGGTGGGTATGTGGCACTGGGTGACTCCTATTCCTCCGGAGTCGGCTCGGGCAGCTACATCAGCTCCAGCGGTGACTGCGACCGCAGCACCAAGGCGTACCCGTACCTCTGGAACGCCGCGCACCAACCGTCCTCGTTCGCCTTCAACGCCTGCTCGGGCGCCAAGACGGGGGACGTGCTCGCCAATCAGCTCGGTTCGCTCAACTCCTCCACCGGCCTGGTCTCGATCAGCGTCGGCGGCAACGACGCCGGTTTCGCCGATGTCATGACGACCTGTGTGACCAGCTCGGACAACACCTGCGTCGCCAAGATCAACACCGCCATGTCGTACGTCGACACGACGCTGCCCGGCAAGCTCGACACCGTGTACAACGCGATCCGCGCGAAGGCCCCGTCCGCCCGCGTCGTCGTCGTCGGCTACCCCCGCTTCTACATGCTCGGGCAGACCTGCCT
This is a stretch of genomic DNA from Streptomyces sp. TG1A-8. It encodes these proteins:
- a CDS encoding SGNH/GDSL hydrolase family protein, with the translated sequence MRRSRVTAYVTSFLLATGLALTGAATAQASTAVSGGYVALGDSYSSGVGSGSYISSSGDCDRSTKAYPYLWNAAHQPSSFAFNACSGAKTGDVLANQLGSLNSSTGLVSISVGGNDAGFADVMTTCVTSSDNTCVAKINTAMSYVDTTLPGKLDTVYNAIRAKAPSARVVVVGYPRFYMLGQTCLGLSETKRSAINDAADHMDNAIQKRALDHGFVFGDVRTTFSGHEICSGSSWLHSVNLLDLTESYHPTAAGQSSGYLPVFTNAA